The following coding sequences are from one Macaca nemestrina isolate mMacNem1 chromosome 1, mMacNem.hap1, whole genome shotgun sequence window:
- the LOC105494899 gene encoding sodium- and chloride-dependent glycine transporter 1 isoform X2 — protein sequence MVGKGAKGMLVTLLPVQRSFFLPRFSRATPSISLAESVLKVWHEAYNSGLLPQLMAQHSLAMAQNGAVPNEATKRDQNLKRGNWGNQIEFVLTSVGYAVGLGNVWRFPYLCYRNGGGAFMFPYFIMLIFCGIPLFFMELSFGQFASQGCLGVWRISPMFKGVGYGMMVVSTYIGIYYNVVICIAFYYFFSSMTHVLPWAYCNNPWNTRDCAGVLDASNLTNGSRPATLPSNLSHLLNHSLQRTSPSEEYWRLYVLKLSDDIGNFGEVRLPLLGCLGVSWVVVFLCLIRGVKSSGKVVYFTATFPYVVLTILFVRGVTLEGAFTGIMYYLTPQWDKILEAKVWGDAASQIFYSLGCAWGGLITMASYNKFHNNCYRDSVIISITNCATSVYAGFVIFSILGFMASHLGVDVSRVADHGPGLAFVAYPEALTLLPISPLWSLLFFFMLILLGLGTQFCLLETLVTAIVDEVGNEWILQKKTYVTLGVAVAGFLLGIPLTSQAGIYWLLLMDNYAASFSLVVISCIMCVAIMYIYGHRNYFQDIQMMLGFPPPLFFQICWRFVSPAIIFFILVFTVIQYQPITYNHYQYPGWAVAIGFLMALSSVLCIPLYAMFRLCRTDGDTLLQRLKNATKPSRDWGPALLEHRTGRYAPTIIPSPDDGFEVQPLHPDKAQIPIVGSNGSSRLQDSRI from the exons GTGACGCTTCTCCCTGTTCAGAGATCCTTCTTCCTGCCGCGCTTTTCCAGAGCCACTCCTTCCATTTCCCTAGCAGAGTCTGTCCTCAAAGTCTGGCATGAGGCCTACAACTCTGGTCTCCTTCCCCAACTCATGGCCCAGCACTCCCTAGCCATGGCCCAG AATGGTGCTGTGCCCAACGAGGCCACCAAGAGGGACCAGAACCTCAAACGGGGCAACTGGGGCAACCAGATCGAGTTTGTACTGACGAGCGTGGGCTATGCCGTGGGCCTGGGCAATGTCTGGCGCTTCCCATACCTCTGCTATCGCAACGGGGGAG GAGCCTTCATGTTCCCCTACTTCATCATGCTCATCTTCTGCGGGATCCCTCTCTTCTTCATGGAGCTCTCCTTCGGCCAGTTTGCGAGCCAGGGGTGCCTGGGGGTCTGGAGGATCAGCCCCATGTTCAAAG GCGTGGGCTATGGTATGATGGTGGTGTCCACCTACATCGGTATCTACTACAACGTGGTCATCTGCATTGCCTTCTACTACTTCTTCTCGTCCATGACGCACGTGCTGCCCTGGGCTTACTGCAATAACCCCTGGAACACGCGTGACTGTGCTGGTGTGCTGGACGCCTCCAACCTCACCAATGGCTCTCGGCCAGCCACCTTGCCCAGCAACCTCTCCCACCTGCTCAACCACAGCCTCCAGAGGACCAGCCCCAGCGAGGAGTACTGGAG GCTGTATGTGCTGAAGCTGTCAGACGACATCGGGAACTTTGGGGAGGTGCGGCTGCCCCTCCTTGGCTGCCTCGGTGTCTCCTGGGTGGTCGTCTTCCTCTGCCTCATCCGAGGGGTCAAGTCTTCAGGGAAA GTGGTGTACTTCACAGCCACGTTCCCCTACGTGGTGCTGACCATTCTGTTTGTCCGCGGAGTGACCCTGGAGGGAGCCTTCACCGGCATCATGTACTACCTAACCCCACAGTGGGACAAGATcctggaggccaag GTGTGGGGTGATGCCGCCTCCCAGATCTTCTACTCACTGGGCTGCGCGTGGGGAGGCCTCATCACCATGGCTTCCTACAACAAGTTCCACAATAACTGTTACCG GGACAGCGTCATCATCAGTATCACCAACTGCGCCACCAGCGTCTATGCGGGCTTCGTCATCTTCTCCATCCTCGGCTTCATGGCCAGTCACCTGGGCGTGGATGTGTCCCGCGTGGCAGACCACGGCCCCGGCCTGGCCTTCGTGGCTTACCCTGAGGCCCTCACACTACTTCCCATCTCCCCGCTGTGGTCTCTGCTCTTCTTCTTCATGCTCATCCTGCTGGGGCTGGGCACTCAG TTCTGCCTCCTGGAGACGCTGGTCACAGCCATTGTGGATGAGGTGGGGAATGAGTGGATCCTGCAGAAAAAGACCTATGTGACCTTGGGTGTGGCTGTGGCTGGCTTCCTGCTGGGCATCCCCCTCACCAGCCAG GCAGGCATCTACTGGCTGCTGCTGATGGACAACTATGCGGCCAGCTTCTCTTTGGTGGTCATCTCCTGCATCATGTGTGTGGCCATCATGTACATCTACG GGCACCGGAACTACTTCCAGGACATCCAGATGATGCTGGGCTTCCCACCGCCCCTCTTCTTTCAGATCTGCTGGCGCTTCGTCTCTCCCGCCATCATCTTC TTTATTCTAGTTTTCACTGTGATCCAGTACCAGCCGATCACCTACAACCACTACCAGTACCCAGGCTGGGCCGTGGCCATTGGCTTCCTCATGGCTCTGTCCTCCGTCCTCTGTATCCCCCTCTACGCCATGTTCCGGCTCTGCCGCACAGACGGGGACACCCTCCTGCAG CGTTTGAAAAATGCCACAAAGCCAAGCAGAGACTGgggccctgccctcctggagcacCGGACTGGGCGCTACGCCCCCACCATAATCCCCTCTCCTGATGACGGCTTCGaggtccagccactgcacccggacaaGGCCCAGATCCCCATTGTGGGCAGTAATGGCTCCAGCCGCCTCCAGGACTCCCGGATATGA
- the LOC105494899 gene encoding sodium- and chloride-dependent glycine transporter 1 isoform X1 translates to MSGGDTRAAIARPGMAVAHGPVAPSSPEQVTLLPVQRSFFLPRFSRATPSISLAESVLKVWHEAYNSGLLPQLMAQHSLAMAQNGAVPNEATKRDQNLKRGNWGNQIEFVLTSVGYAVGLGNVWRFPYLCYRNGGGAFMFPYFIMLIFCGIPLFFMELSFGQFASQGCLGVWRISPMFKGVGYGMMVVSTYIGIYYNVVICIAFYYFFSSMTHVLPWAYCNNPWNTRDCAGVLDASNLTNGSRPATLPSNLSHLLNHSLQRTSPSEEYWRLYVLKLSDDIGNFGEVRLPLLGCLGVSWVVVFLCLIRGVKSSGKVVYFTATFPYVVLTILFVRGVTLEGAFTGIMYYLTPQWDKILEAKVWGDAASQIFYSLGCAWGGLITMASYNKFHNNCYRDSVIISITNCATSVYAGFVIFSILGFMASHLGVDVSRVADHGPGLAFVAYPEALTLLPISPLWSLLFFFMLILLGLGTQFCLLETLVTAIVDEVGNEWILQKKTYVTLGVAVAGFLLGIPLTSQAGIYWLLLMDNYAASFSLVVISCIMCVAIMYIYGHRNYFQDIQMMLGFPPPLFFQICWRFVSPAIIFFILVFTVIQYQPITYNHYQYPGWAVAIGFLMALSSVLCIPLYAMFRLCRTDGDTLLQRLKNATKPSRDWGPALLEHRTGRYAPTIIPSPDDGFEVQPLHPDKAQIPIVGSNGSSRLQDSRI, encoded by the exons GTGACGCTTCTCCCTGTTCAGAGATCCTTCTTCCTGCCGCGCTTTTCCAGAGCCACTCCTTCCATTTCCCTAGCAGAGTCTGTCCTCAAAGTCTGGCATGAGGCCTACAACTCTGGTCTCCTTCCCCAACTCATGGCCCAGCACTCCCTAGCCATGGCCCAG AATGGTGCTGTGCCCAACGAGGCCACCAAGAGGGACCAGAACCTCAAACGGGGCAACTGGGGCAACCAGATCGAGTTTGTACTGACGAGCGTGGGCTATGCCGTGGGCCTGGGCAATGTCTGGCGCTTCCCATACCTCTGCTATCGCAACGGGGGAG GAGCCTTCATGTTCCCCTACTTCATCATGCTCATCTTCTGCGGGATCCCTCTCTTCTTCATGGAGCTCTCCTTCGGCCAGTTTGCGAGCCAGGGGTGCCTGGGGGTCTGGAGGATCAGCCCCATGTTCAAAG GCGTGGGCTATGGTATGATGGTGGTGTCCACCTACATCGGTATCTACTACAACGTGGTCATCTGCATTGCCTTCTACTACTTCTTCTCGTCCATGACGCACGTGCTGCCCTGGGCTTACTGCAATAACCCCTGGAACACGCGTGACTGTGCTGGTGTGCTGGACGCCTCCAACCTCACCAATGGCTCTCGGCCAGCCACCTTGCCCAGCAACCTCTCCCACCTGCTCAACCACAGCCTCCAGAGGACCAGCCCCAGCGAGGAGTACTGGAG GCTGTATGTGCTGAAGCTGTCAGACGACATCGGGAACTTTGGGGAGGTGCGGCTGCCCCTCCTTGGCTGCCTCGGTGTCTCCTGGGTGGTCGTCTTCCTCTGCCTCATCCGAGGGGTCAAGTCTTCAGGGAAA GTGGTGTACTTCACAGCCACGTTCCCCTACGTGGTGCTGACCATTCTGTTTGTCCGCGGAGTGACCCTGGAGGGAGCCTTCACCGGCATCATGTACTACCTAACCCCACAGTGGGACAAGATcctggaggccaag GTGTGGGGTGATGCCGCCTCCCAGATCTTCTACTCACTGGGCTGCGCGTGGGGAGGCCTCATCACCATGGCTTCCTACAACAAGTTCCACAATAACTGTTACCG GGACAGCGTCATCATCAGTATCACCAACTGCGCCACCAGCGTCTATGCGGGCTTCGTCATCTTCTCCATCCTCGGCTTCATGGCCAGTCACCTGGGCGTGGATGTGTCCCGCGTGGCAGACCACGGCCCCGGCCTGGCCTTCGTGGCTTACCCTGAGGCCCTCACACTACTTCCCATCTCCCCGCTGTGGTCTCTGCTCTTCTTCTTCATGCTCATCCTGCTGGGGCTGGGCACTCAG TTCTGCCTCCTGGAGACGCTGGTCACAGCCATTGTGGATGAGGTGGGGAATGAGTGGATCCTGCAGAAAAAGACCTATGTGACCTTGGGTGTGGCTGTGGCTGGCTTCCTGCTGGGCATCCCCCTCACCAGCCAG GCAGGCATCTACTGGCTGCTGCTGATGGACAACTATGCGGCCAGCTTCTCTTTGGTGGTCATCTCCTGCATCATGTGTGTGGCCATCATGTACATCTACG GGCACCGGAACTACTTCCAGGACATCCAGATGATGCTGGGCTTCCCACCGCCCCTCTTCTTTCAGATCTGCTGGCGCTTCGTCTCTCCCGCCATCATCTTC TTTATTCTAGTTTTCACTGTGATCCAGTACCAGCCGATCACCTACAACCACTACCAGTACCCAGGCTGGGCCGTGGCCATTGGCTTCCTCATGGCTCTGTCCTCCGTCCTCTGTATCCCCCTCTACGCCATGTTCCGGCTCTGCCGCACAGACGGGGACACCCTCCTGCAG CGTTTGAAAAATGCCACAAAGCCAAGCAGAGACTGgggccctgccctcctggagcacCGGACTGGGCGCTACGCCCCCACCATAATCCCCTCTCCTGATGACGGCTTCGaggtccagccactgcacccggacaaGGCCCAGATCCCCATTGTGGGCAGTAATGGCTCCAGCCGCCTCCAGGACTCCCGGATATGA
- the LOC105494899 gene encoding sodium- and chloride-dependent glycine transporter 1 isoform X4, whose amino-acid sequence MSGGDTRAAIARPGMAVAHGPVAPSSPEQVTLLPVQRSFFLPRFSRATPSISLAESVLKVWHEAYNSGLLPQLMAQHSLAMAQNGAVPNEATKRDQNLKRGNWGNQIEFVLTSVGYAVGLGNVWRFPYLCYRNGGGAFMFPYFIMLIFCGIPLFFMELSFGQFASQGCLGVWRISPMFKGVGYGMMVVSTYIGIYYNVVICIAFYYFFSSMTHVLPWAYCNNPWNTRDCAGVLDASNLTNGSRPATLPSNLSHLLNHSLQRTSPSEEYWRLYVLKLSDDIGNFGEVRLPLLGCLGVSWVVVFLCLIRGVKSSGKVVYFTATFPYVVLTILFVRGVTLEGAFTGIMYYLTPQWDKILEAKVWGDAASQIFYSLGCAWGGLITMASYNKFHNNCYRDSVIISITNCATSVYAGFVIFSILGFMASHLGVDVSRVADHGPGLAFVAYPEALTLLPISPLWSLLFFFMLILLGLGTQFCLLETLVTAIVDEVGNEWILQKKTYVTLGVAVAGFLLGIPLTSQAGIYWLLLMDNYAASFSLVVISCIMCVAIMYIYGHRNYFQDIQMMLGFPPPLFFQICWRFVSPAIIFRLKNATKPSRDWGPALLEHRTGRYAPTIIPSPDDGFEVQPLHPDKAQIPIVGSNGSSRLQDSRI is encoded by the exons GTGACGCTTCTCCCTGTTCAGAGATCCTTCTTCCTGCCGCGCTTTTCCAGAGCCACTCCTTCCATTTCCCTAGCAGAGTCTGTCCTCAAAGTCTGGCATGAGGCCTACAACTCTGGTCTCCTTCCCCAACTCATGGCCCAGCACTCCCTAGCCATGGCCCAG AATGGTGCTGTGCCCAACGAGGCCACCAAGAGGGACCAGAACCTCAAACGGGGCAACTGGGGCAACCAGATCGAGTTTGTACTGACGAGCGTGGGCTATGCCGTGGGCCTGGGCAATGTCTGGCGCTTCCCATACCTCTGCTATCGCAACGGGGGAG GAGCCTTCATGTTCCCCTACTTCATCATGCTCATCTTCTGCGGGATCCCTCTCTTCTTCATGGAGCTCTCCTTCGGCCAGTTTGCGAGCCAGGGGTGCCTGGGGGTCTGGAGGATCAGCCCCATGTTCAAAG GCGTGGGCTATGGTATGATGGTGGTGTCCACCTACATCGGTATCTACTACAACGTGGTCATCTGCATTGCCTTCTACTACTTCTTCTCGTCCATGACGCACGTGCTGCCCTGGGCTTACTGCAATAACCCCTGGAACACGCGTGACTGTGCTGGTGTGCTGGACGCCTCCAACCTCACCAATGGCTCTCGGCCAGCCACCTTGCCCAGCAACCTCTCCCACCTGCTCAACCACAGCCTCCAGAGGACCAGCCCCAGCGAGGAGTACTGGAG GCTGTATGTGCTGAAGCTGTCAGACGACATCGGGAACTTTGGGGAGGTGCGGCTGCCCCTCCTTGGCTGCCTCGGTGTCTCCTGGGTGGTCGTCTTCCTCTGCCTCATCCGAGGGGTCAAGTCTTCAGGGAAA GTGGTGTACTTCACAGCCACGTTCCCCTACGTGGTGCTGACCATTCTGTTTGTCCGCGGAGTGACCCTGGAGGGAGCCTTCACCGGCATCATGTACTACCTAACCCCACAGTGGGACAAGATcctggaggccaag GTGTGGGGTGATGCCGCCTCCCAGATCTTCTACTCACTGGGCTGCGCGTGGGGAGGCCTCATCACCATGGCTTCCTACAACAAGTTCCACAATAACTGTTACCG GGACAGCGTCATCATCAGTATCACCAACTGCGCCACCAGCGTCTATGCGGGCTTCGTCATCTTCTCCATCCTCGGCTTCATGGCCAGTCACCTGGGCGTGGATGTGTCCCGCGTGGCAGACCACGGCCCCGGCCTGGCCTTCGTGGCTTACCCTGAGGCCCTCACACTACTTCCCATCTCCCCGCTGTGGTCTCTGCTCTTCTTCTTCATGCTCATCCTGCTGGGGCTGGGCACTCAG TTCTGCCTCCTGGAGACGCTGGTCACAGCCATTGTGGATGAGGTGGGGAATGAGTGGATCCTGCAGAAAAAGACCTATGTGACCTTGGGTGTGGCTGTGGCTGGCTTCCTGCTGGGCATCCCCCTCACCAGCCAG GCAGGCATCTACTGGCTGCTGCTGATGGACAACTATGCGGCCAGCTTCTCTTTGGTGGTCATCTCCTGCATCATGTGTGTGGCCATCATGTACATCTACG GGCACCGGAACTACTTCCAGGACATCCAGATGATGCTGGGCTTCCCACCGCCCCTCTTCTTTCAGATCTGCTGGCGCTTCGTCTCTCCCGCCATCATCTTC CGTTTGAAAAATGCCACAAAGCCAAGCAGAGACTGgggccctgccctcctggagcacCGGACTGGGCGCTACGCCCCCACCATAATCCCCTCTCCTGATGACGGCTTCGaggtccagccactgcacccggacaaGGCCCAGATCCCCATTGTGGGCAGTAATGGCTCCAGCCGCCTCCAGGACTCCCGGATATGA
- the LOC105494899 gene encoding sodium- and chloride-dependent glycine transporter 1 isoform X3, producing MSGGDTRAAIARPGMAVAHGPVAPSSPEQNGAVPNEATKRDQNLKRGNWGNQIEFVLTSVGYAVGLGNVWRFPYLCYRNGGGAFMFPYFIMLIFCGIPLFFMELSFGQFASQGCLGVWRISPMFKGVGYGMMVVSTYIGIYYNVVICIAFYYFFSSMTHVLPWAYCNNPWNTRDCAGVLDASNLTNGSRPATLPSNLSHLLNHSLQRTSPSEEYWRLYVLKLSDDIGNFGEVRLPLLGCLGVSWVVVFLCLIRGVKSSGKVVYFTATFPYVVLTILFVRGVTLEGAFTGIMYYLTPQWDKILEAKVWGDAASQIFYSLGCAWGGLITMASYNKFHNNCYRDSVIISITNCATSVYAGFVIFSILGFMASHLGVDVSRVADHGPGLAFVAYPEALTLLPISPLWSLLFFFMLILLGLGTQFCLLETLVTAIVDEVGNEWILQKKTYVTLGVAVAGFLLGIPLTSQAGIYWLLLMDNYAASFSLVVISCIMCVAIMYIYGHRNYFQDIQMMLGFPPPLFFQICWRFVSPAIIFFILVFTVIQYQPITYNHYQYPGWAVAIGFLMALSSVLCIPLYAMFRLCRTDGDTLLQRLKNATKPSRDWGPALLEHRTGRYAPTIIPSPDDGFEVQPLHPDKAQIPIVGSNGSSRLQDSRI from the exons AATGGTGCTGTGCCCAACGAGGCCACCAAGAGGGACCAGAACCTCAAACGGGGCAACTGGGGCAACCAGATCGAGTTTGTACTGACGAGCGTGGGCTATGCCGTGGGCCTGGGCAATGTCTGGCGCTTCCCATACCTCTGCTATCGCAACGGGGGAG GAGCCTTCATGTTCCCCTACTTCATCATGCTCATCTTCTGCGGGATCCCTCTCTTCTTCATGGAGCTCTCCTTCGGCCAGTTTGCGAGCCAGGGGTGCCTGGGGGTCTGGAGGATCAGCCCCATGTTCAAAG GCGTGGGCTATGGTATGATGGTGGTGTCCACCTACATCGGTATCTACTACAACGTGGTCATCTGCATTGCCTTCTACTACTTCTTCTCGTCCATGACGCACGTGCTGCCCTGGGCTTACTGCAATAACCCCTGGAACACGCGTGACTGTGCTGGTGTGCTGGACGCCTCCAACCTCACCAATGGCTCTCGGCCAGCCACCTTGCCCAGCAACCTCTCCCACCTGCTCAACCACAGCCTCCAGAGGACCAGCCCCAGCGAGGAGTACTGGAG GCTGTATGTGCTGAAGCTGTCAGACGACATCGGGAACTTTGGGGAGGTGCGGCTGCCCCTCCTTGGCTGCCTCGGTGTCTCCTGGGTGGTCGTCTTCCTCTGCCTCATCCGAGGGGTCAAGTCTTCAGGGAAA GTGGTGTACTTCACAGCCACGTTCCCCTACGTGGTGCTGACCATTCTGTTTGTCCGCGGAGTGACCCTGGAGGGAGCCTTCACCGGCATCATGTACTACCTAACCCCACAGTGGGACAAGATcctggaggccaag GTGTGGGGTGATGCCGCCTCCCAGATCTTCTACTCACTGGGCTGCGCGTGGGGAGGCCTCATCACCATGGCTTCCTACAACAAGTTCCACAATAACTGTTACCG GGACAGCGTCATCATCAGTATCACCAACTGCGCCACCAGCGTCTATGCGGGCTTCGTCATCTTCTCCATCCTCGGCTTCATGGCCAGTCACCTGGGCGTGGATGTGTCCCGCGTGGCAGACCACGGCCCCGGCCTGGCCTTCGTGGCTTACCCTGAGGCCCTCACACTACTTCCCATCTCCCCGCTGTGGTCTCTGCTCTTCTTCTTCATGCTCATCCTGCTGGGGCTGGGCACTCAG TTCTGCCTCCTGGAGACGCTGGTCACAGCCATTGTGGATGAGGTGGGGAATGAGTGGATCCTGCAGAAAAAGACCTATGTGACCTTGGGTGTGGCTGTGGCTGGCTTCCTGCTGGGCATCCCCCTCACCAGCCAG GCAGGCATCTACTGGCTGCTGCTGATGGACAACTATGCGGCCAGCTTCTCTTTGGTGGTCATCTCCTGCATCATGTGTGTGGCCATCATGTACATCTACG GGCACCGGAACTACTTCCAGGACATCCAGATGATGCTGGGCTTCCCACCGCCCCTCTTCTTTCAGATCTGCTGGCGCTTCGTCTCTCCCGCCATCATCTTC TTTATTCTAGTTTTCACTGTGATCCAGTACCAGCCGATCACCTACAACCACTACCAGTACCCAGGCTGGGCCGTGGCCATTGGCTTCCTCATGGCTCTGTCCTCCGTCCTCTGTATCCCCCTCTACGCCATGTTCCGGCTCTGCCGCACAGACGGGGACACCCTCCTGCAG CGTTTGAAAAATGCCACAAAGCCAAGCAGAGACTGgggccctgccctcctggagcacCGGACTGGGCGCTACGCCCCCACCATAATCCCCTCTCCTGATGACGGCTTCGaggtccagccactgcacccggacaaGGCCCAGATCCCCATTGTGGGCAGTAATGGCTCCAGCCGCCTCCAGGACTCCCGGATATGA
- the LOC105494899 gene encoding sodium- and chloride-dependent glycine transporter 1 isoform X6: MAARNGAVPNEATKRDQNLKRGNWGNQIEFVLTSVGYAVGLGNVWRFPYLCYRNGGGAFMFPYFIMLIFCGIPLFFMELSFGQFASQGCLGVWRISPMFKGVGYGMMVVSTYIGIYYNVVICIAFYYFFSSMTHVLPWAYCNNPWNTRDCAGVLDASNLTNGSRPATLPSNLSHLLNHSLQRTSPSEEYWRLYVLKLSDDIGNFGEVRLPLLGCLGVSWVVVFLCLIRGVKSSGKVVYFTATFPYVVLTILFVRGVTLEGAFTGIMYYLTPQWDKILEAKVWGDAASQIFYSLGCAWGGLITMASYNKFHNNCYRDSVIISITNCATSVYAGFVIFSILGFMASHLGVDVSRVADHGPGLAFVAYPEALTLLPISPLWSLLFFFMLILLGLGTQFCLLETLVTAIVDEVGNEWILQKKTYVTLGVAVAGFLLGIPLTSQAGIYWLLLMDNYAASFSLVVISCIMCVAIMYIYGHRNYFQDIQMMLGFPPPLFFQICWRFVSPAIIFFILVFTVIQYQPITYNHYQYPGWAVAIGFLMALSSVLCIPLYAMFRLCRTDGDTLLQRLKNATKPSRDWGPALLEHRTGRYAPTIIPSPDDGFEVQPLHPDKAQIPIVGSNGSSRLQDSRI; encoded by the exons AATGGTGCTGTGCCCAACGAGGCCACCAAGAGGGACCAGAACCTCAAACGGGGCAACTGGGGCAACCAGATCGAGTTTGTACTGACGAGCGTGGGCTATGCCGTGGGCCTGGGCAATGTCTGGCGCTTCCCATACCTCTGCTATCGCAACGGGGGAG GAGCCTTCATGTTCCCCTACTTCATCATGCTCATCTTCTGCGGGATCCCTCTCTTCTTCATGGAGCTCTCCTTCGGCCAGTTTGCGAGCCAGGGGTGCCTGGGGGTCTGGAGGATCAGCCCCATGTTCAAAG GCGTGGGCTATGGTATGATGGTGGTGTCCACCTACATCGGTATCTACTACAACGTGGTCATCTGCATTGCCTTCTACTACTTCTTCTCGTCCATGACGCACGTGCTGCCCTGGGCTTACTGCAATAACCCCTGGAACACGCGTGACTGTGCTGGTGTGCTGGACGCCTCCAACCTCACCAATGGCTCTCGGCCAGCCACCTTGCCCAGCAACCTCTCCCACCTGCTCAACCACAGCCTCCAGAGGACCAGCCCCAGCGAGGAGTACTGGAG GCTGTATGTGCTGAAGCTGTCAGACGACATCGGGAACTTTGGGGAGGTGCGGCTGCCCCTCCTTGGCTGCCTCGGTGTCTCCTGGGTGGTCGTCTTCCTCTGCCTCATCCGAGGGGTCAAGTCTTCAGGGAAA GTGGTGTACTTCACAGCCACGTTCCCCTACGTGGTGCTGACCATTCTGTTTGTCCGCGGAGTGACCCTGGAGGGAGCCTTCACCGGCATCATGTACTACCTAACCCCACAGTGGGACAAGATcctggaggccaag GTGTGGGGTGATGCCGCCTCCCAGATCTTCTACTCACTGGGCTGCGCGTGGGGAGGCCTCATCACCATGGCTTCCTACAACAAGTTCCACAATAACTGTTACCG GGACAGCGTCATCATCAGTATCACCAACTGCGCCACCAGCGTCTATGCGGGCTTCGTCATCTTCTCCATCCTCGGCTTCATGGCCAGTCACCTGGGCGTGGATGTGTCCCGCGTGGCAGACCACGGCCCCGGCCTGGCCTTCGTGGCTTACCCTGAGGCCCTCACACTACTTCCCATCTCCCCGCTGTGGTCTCTGCTCTTCTTCTTCATGCTCATCCTGCTGGGGCTGGGCACTCAG TTCTGCCTCCTGGAGACGCTGGTCACAGCCATTGTGGATGAGGTGGGGAATGAGTGGATCCTGCAGAAAAAGACCTATGTGACCTTGGGTGTGGCTGTGGCTGGCTTCCTGCTGGGCATCCCCCTCACCAGCCAG GCAGGCATCTACTGGCTGCTGCTGATGGACAACTATGCGGCCAGCTTCTCTTTGGTGGTCATCTCCTGCATCATGTGTGTGGCCATCATGTACATCTACG GGCACCGGAACTACTTCCAGGACATCCAGATGATGCTGGGCTTCCCACCGCCCCTCTTCTTTCAGATCTGCTGGCGCTTCGTCTCTCCCGCCATCATCTTC TTTATTCTAGTTTTCACTGTGATCCAGTACCAGCCGATCACCTACAACCACTACCAGTACCCAGGCTGGGCCGTGGCCATTGGCTTCCTCATGGCTCTGTCCTCCGTCCTCTGTATCCCCCTCTACGCCATGTTCCGGCTCTGCCGCACAGACGGGGACACCCTCCTGCAG CGTTTGAAAAATGCCACAAAGCCAAGCAGAGACTGgggccctgccctcctggagcacCGGACTGGGCGCTACGCCCCCACCATAATCCCCTCTCCTGATGACGGCTTCGaggtccagccactgcacccggacaaGGCCCAGATCCCCATTGTGGGCAGTAATGGCTCCAGCCGCCTCCAGGACTCCCGGATATGA